The Gemmatimonadaceae bacterium genome includes the window GCGCGAGATCGTGCCTGCGTTAGTCACCGCCCTCGGCGCACCCGAGGATTCGGTCGAAGCCGCGGTGCGCGACACCTCGCTGTTGCGCGAGCTCGACGTTCCGACGCCGACGCTCGAGGGCTATCTCTTCCCCGACACGTACGTGTTTGCCTACGGCACGTCGCCGCGCGACGCCGTGCGTGAAATGGTGCACCGCTTCGAGCAGGTGTGGGATCCGCGGTGGGACGACCGGTTGCAGCAACTGGCGATGAGCCGCAACGACATCGTCACGCTCGCCTCGATCGTCGAGAAGGAAGCGCGGCTGCCCGAAGAGCGGCCGGTGATCGCGGCCGTGTACCACAACCGGCTCAAGGATCAGATGCCGCTCCAGGCCGACCCGACCGTGCAATATGCGTTAGGCGAACACCACGATCGCGTCACCTACCGCGACCTCGAGGTCGACTCGCCGTACAACACCTATCGCCATCCCGGGCTGCCGCCGGGACCGATCGCGTCGCCGGGCCGCGCAAGTATCGAAGCGGCGCTCTTTCCGGCGTCGGTGCCTTACCTCTATTTCGTGGCCGACACCGACGGGCACCACGAGTTCCGCACGACGTTCAAGGAGCACAAAGCGGCGAAGGCCGAGATCCGCCGCGAGCACGGCAGCGGCAGATAGCCTCCCCCGCTGCGCCGCGTTCCGTTAGTCGCGCAGATGCGCGGCGCCGCGCAGATACACCGGACGCAGCTCGCTGCGGGGACGCGCCGATTCCAGATGGATCAGCACCCGGATGCAGTGCGCCAGGCCCCCCTGCACCGGAATCTCGGTGGCGCACAGGAGCGGCACGTCCACCCATCCCAGATCCCGCGCCGCCCGCGCCGGAAAGTCGCTCGTGATGTCCTCCGAGACGGTGAAGACCACGCTGATGATGTCGGCGACGGCTATGTTATTGATGGCGACCATGTGCTCGAGCAGTTCGCGCGTGGCATCGCGAACGTGGGACGGGTCGTCGCGGTCGATGGTCGTGGCGCCGCGCAGAGCGCCGAAGTGCCGCTCATCCTGCAAGGACATCCATGCTCGCTCCTGAAATGCTGACGCTGGTCGCAATCACCGACGGTGCGCCGGACGATGCGGCCGGTCTCATCGCTCGCGCGCAAGCCGCGGCGCGCGGCGGCGCGACCATGATTCAATTGCGACTCAAAGATGCCGATGCCCGGACGATGGTGGAAGTGGCGCGCGCCCTCGTGGCATCGCTTCCTCCCGGCGTTCCGCTCATCGTGAATGATCGAGCCGATGTCGCGATCGCGGCCGGCGCCGCCGGCGTGCACGTGGGACCGGAAGACATTCCGCCGGCGGCGCTGCGTCGCGTCGTACCGCGCGCATTCATTATCGGCGCGAGCGTCGGCTCGGATGCGGAAGTAGCGCTTGCGGCCGACGCCGACTACGTAGGCATCGGGCCCATCTATGCGACAGATTCGAAGCACGACGCCGGCGC containing:
- the mltG gene encoding endolytic transglycosylase MltG, giving the protein MRVTIPPGATFRVAADSLRHAGLVGSPRLFRLYAQVTGRDRDIKAGTYGLQRDMGWSALVQALHEGQGLERRLTIPEGWSLREIVPALVTALGAPEDSVEAAVRDTSLLRELDVPTPTLEGYLFPDTYVFAYGTSPRDAVREMVHRFEQVWDPRWDDRLQQLAMSRNDIVTLASIVEKEARLPEERPVIAAVYHNRLKDQMPLQADPTVQYALGEHHDRVTYRDLEVDSPYNTYRHPGLPPGPIASPGRASIEAALFPASVPYLYFVADTDGHHEFRTTFKEHKAAKAEIRREHGSGR
- the aroH gene encoding chorismate mutase — protein: MSLQDERHFGALRGATTIDRDDPSHVRDATRELLEHMVAINNIAVADIISVVFTVSEDITSDFPARAARDLGWVDVPLLCATEIPVQGGLAHCIRVLIHLESARPRSELRPVYLRGAAHLRD
- the thiE gene encoding thiamine phosphate synthase codes for the protein MLAPEMLTLVAITDGAPDDAAGLIARAQAAARGGATMIQLRLKDADARTMVEVARALVASLPPGVPLIVNDRADVAIAAGAAGVHVGPEDIPPAALRRVVPRAFIIGASVGSDAEVALAADADYVGIGPIYATDSKHDAGASIGTTRLADLIALTKKPAVAIGGIDAINGAHAIAAGAVGVAVIRAIFGASDPEQAARTLRAALGR